Genomic segment of Streptomyces zhihengii:
ACGCGTACGGATTCGGGGGCACGATCCGTTCGACGTTCAATCTGGCCGAGGAACTGGCCCGCCGTCACGAGGTCGAGATCGTCTCGGTCTTCCGGCACCGCGACCGGCCTGGCATGGAGGCCCCCGGGGGCGTGACGCTCCGGCACCTCGTCGATCTGCGCAAGGACAGCCCCGCCTACGACGGGGACGATCCGCAGGCCGCCCGGCCCGCCAAGGTCTTCCCCCGGGGCGACGGGCGCCACCGGCAGTACAGCCGCCTGACCGACCGGCGGATCGCGGAACACCTCGCGGAGCTGCGGGCCGACGTCGTCGTCGGCACCCGCCCCGGTCTCAATGTGCACATCGCCCGGGAGGCCAGGCCCGGCATGGTCCGCGTCGGTCAGGAGCATCTGACCGTCGGGGGCCACAGCCTGCGGCTGCGCCGCGAGATCGGCTACCGCTACGCGGCGCTCGACGCGGTCACCACCGTCACCGAGGCCGACGCCCGCGCCTACCGGACGTCCTTCCGCCTGCCCGGCGTACGGGTGCGGGCGGTGCCCAACAGCGTGCCCGAGCCCTCGGCCGAACCGGCCGACGGCTCGGCGAAGTGGGTGGTCGCGGCCGGCCGGCTCACCCGCGTCAAGCGCTACGACGTGCTGATCGAGGCCTTCGCGCAGGTGGTCGCCGTCCGGCCCGACTGGCGGCTGCGCGTCTACGGCGGCGCCGACGCCACCGGCAACGAGCGGGACGCCCTGCGGCGGCTCGTGGCGGAGCGCGGGCTGCACAACCACGTCCTGCTGATGGGCACGGTGAGCCCGCTGGAGGCGGAGTGGGTCAAGGGGTCGGTCGCGGCCGTGACCTCCTCGCTGGAGTCCTTCGGCATGACCATCGTGGAGGCCATGCGCTGCGGCCTGCCCGTGGTCTCGACCGACTGCCCGCACGGACCCGGCGAGATCATCGAGGACGGCGTCGACGGGCGGCTGGTGCCCGTGGGCGACGCGGACGCCGTCGCCCGGGCGCTGCTGGAGCTGATCCAGGACGACGGACTGCGCCGCCGCGCCGGGAAGGCGGCCCTGGCCGCGTCCGCGCGGTTCGACCCGGCGAGGATCGCCGAACGGCACGAGGCCCTGTTCGCCGAACTCCTCGAAGCGGGGGCCGGCGGGCGCCGGGGC
This window contains:
- a CDS encoding glycosyltransferase, with protein sequence MRVSFLLHNAYGFGGTIRSTFNLAEELARRHEVEIVSVFRHRDRPGMEAPGGVTLRHLVDLRKDSPAYDGDDPQAARPAKVFPRGDGRHRQYSRLTDRRIAEHLAELRADVVVGTRPGLNVHIAREARPGMVRVGQEHLTVGGHSLRLRREIGYRYAALDAVTTVTEADARAYRTSFRLPGVRVRAVPNSVPEPSAEPADGSAKWVVAAGRLTRVKRYDVLIEAFAQVVAVRPDWRLRVYGGADATGNERDALRRLVAERGLHNHVLLMGTVSPLEAEWVKGSVAAVTSSLESFGMTIVEAMRCGLPVVSTDCPHGPGEIIEDGVDGRLVPVGDADAVARALLELIQDDGLRRRAGKAALAASARFDPARIAERHEALFAELLEAGAGGRRGGGARETFHRGRGALYDGVYALRHRAAGVVRGRRAGA